From Pirellulales bacterium, the proteins below share one genomic window:
- a CDS encoding HAD-IA family hydrolase yields MPAPRIRTLFTDIGGVMLTNGWDRKARAHAADQFGLNHEELHERHHLTFDTYEEGKLTLDEYLTRIVFYEPRAFARQDFVDFMFEQSQALPDMLEYLPKLKAKHGLTVIAVSNEGRELNAHRIRKFGLRDFIDAFVSSCYVHFRKPDADMYRIALDISQAAPEEVAYLEDRPMFVDIANELGIHGILHTDYASTRTQLDALGLGL; encoded by the coding sequence ATGCCCGCTCCTCGCATTCGCACGCTCTTTACCGATATTGGCGGCGTGATGCTTACCAATGGCTGGGATCGGAAGGCCCGCGCCCACGCCGCCGACCAGTTCGGCCTCAACCACGAGGAGTTGCACGAGCGGCATCACCTCACCTTCGACACCTACGAAGAAGGCAAGCTCACGCTCGACGAGTACCTGACGCGGATCGTCTTCTACGAGCCGCGTGCCTTCGCGCGGCAGGACTTCGTCGACTTCATGTTCGAGCAATCGCAGGCCTTGCCCGACATGCTCGAGTATTTGCCAAAACTAAAGGCGAAACATGGCCTCACCGTCATCGCCGTGAGCAACGAGGGACGCGAGCTGAACGCGCATCGCATTCGCAAGTTCGGGCTGCGCGACTTTATCGACGCCTTCGTCTCGTCGTGCTATGTCCACTTCCGCAAACCGGATGCCGACATGTATCGCATCGCGCTCGATATTTCGCAGGCCGCGCCGGAAGAAGTAGCCTATCTCGAAGATCGCCCCATGTTCGTCGACATCGCCAACGAACTGGGCATCCACGGCATCCTGCACACCGACTACGCGTCGACGCGGACCCAACTCGATGCGCTGGGACTCGGGCTGTAG
- a CDS encoding RpiB/LacA/LacB family sugar-phosphate isomerase, with translation MRIGIATDHGGFELKQLLAERLDAAGHAVVDFGALQLTSTDDYPDYVIPLAEAVARGEVERGIAVCGSGVGACVAANKVFGARAALIQDTFSARQGVEDDDMNIICLGGRVTGPSLAGEIIDAFLAARFSGAERHRRRLEKVLAQEIAARDTGSP, from the coding sequence ATGCGCATCGGCATCGCGACAGATCACGGTGGCTTCGAGCTGAAACAACTCCTGGCCGAACGGCTCGATGCCGCGGGGCACGCGGTGGTCGATTTCGGCGCCCTGCAACTCACTTCGACCGACGATTATCCCGACTACGTCATCCCGCTGGCCGAAGCCGTCGCTCGCGGCGAGGTGGAACGGGGCATCGCCGTCTGCGGCAGTGGCGTGGGGGCCTGCGTCGCCGCCAACAAGGTCTTCGGCGCTCGGGCGGCCCTCATCCAAGACACCTTCTCCGCACGACAGGGGGTCGAGGATGACGACATGAACATCATCTGCCTGGGGGGGCGCGTGACGGGCCCCTCGCTCGCGGGCGAAATCATCGATGCCTTTCTCGCCGCTCGCTTCAGCGGCGCCGAACGGCACCGACGACGGCTCGAAAAGGTGCTTGCGCAAGAGATCGCGGCTCGAGATACCGGTTCGCCATAA
- a CDS encoding deoxyribonuclease IV — protein MSISGGYYRAVEAAQRTGCDCVQIFTKNNNQWRAKELSDQDIELFQNALRELKIAHPIAHDSYLINLAAPDDELWQKSIDAFVVELWRADRLGIPYVVTHPGAFTTSSEQAGLTRVAQALDEVHKQTRGIKSQCLLETTAGQGSTLGWKFEQLASIIDQVRDPDRLGVCVDTCHIFAAGYAFGTKSEYAQTMKNLDQTVGIDRVKAFHLNDSKKGRGSRVDRHEHIGEGCLGLEPFRLLMNDRRFRKVPMYLETPKGMRDGVDLDTINLATLRGLIAG, from the coding sequence ATGTCGATCAGTGGCGGTTATTACCGAGCCGTCGAGGCCGCCCAACGCACCGGCTGCGACTGCGTGCAGATCTTCACCAAGAACAACAATCAATGGCGGGCCAAGGAGCTCTCCGATCAGGACATCGAGCTGTTTCAAAATGCCCTGCGCGAGTTGAAGATCGCGCACCCCATCGCCCACGACTCGTACCTCATCAACCTGGCCGCCCCCGACGACGAGCTGTGGCAAAAGTCGATCGATGCCTTCGTCGTCGAGCTGTGGCGGGCCGACCGATTGGGCATCCCTTACGTGGTGACCCATCCGGGCGCCTTCACTACCAGCTCCGAGCAGGCCGGCCTGACTCGAGTCGCCCAAGCACTCGACGAGGTCCACAAGCAGACCCGGGGCATCAAGTCGCAATGCCTGCTCGAAACGACGGCCGGCCAAGGGAGCACGCTCGGTTGGAAGTTCGAACAACTGGCCAGCATCATCGACCAGGTGCGCGATCCCGATCGTCTGGGCGTCTGCGTCGACACGTGCCATATCTTCGCCGCCGGCTATGCCTTCGGCACGAAGAGCGAATACGCGCAGACGATGAAGAACCTCGACCAGACCGTCGGCATCGACCGGGTCAAGGCGTTTCACCTGAACGACAGCAAGAAGGGACGGGGCTCGCGCGTCGACCGGCACGAGCACATCGGCGAAGGCTGCCTGGGGCTCGAACCGTTTCGCCTGTTGATGAACGACCGCCGCTTCCGCAAGGTCCCCATGTACCTGGAGACCCCCAAGGGCATGCGCGACGGTGTGGATCTCGACACGATCAATCTTGCCACGCTGCGCGGACTGATTGCCGGCTGA
- a CDS encoding creatininase family protein — MAVWRLYLNHNQSSVEVESSFEEIRGIGRFSQPDAFQAFRLGVGPSVSINFAASEWSEALPPGGFESGLIPETERSRIVRPWKLAETNYDYVRAHQFEVAVLPLGATEPHNLHLPYGTDTFEGDAIGERICGDAHDRGAKVVLLPTIPYGTETNQRAFPLSLNVNPSTLGRVITDLVESLVTSGIRKIVLLNSHGGNDFKPLLRELYGQTEAHLFLIDWFRAVRDVEREIFADPGDHAGELETALGLAYFPQFVARRDDGSLMADDGATAATRFEAVNRGWVSITRPWHLLTTNSGAGNPHPATAEKGRQLMDVLAERFVPFLVELSQTKLDEKFPFA; from the coding sequence ATGGCCGTGTGGCGTCTGTACCTCAATCATAACCAATCGTCGGTCGAAGTCGAGTCGTCTTTCGAGGAAATCAGGGGAATCGGCCGGTTTTCTCAACCCGATGCGTTCCAAGCGTTTCGACTTGGAGTTGGTCCTTCCGTTTCGATAAACTTTGCAGCCAGCGAGTGGTCCGAGGCATTGCCACCTGGTGGCTTCGAAAGTGGGTTGATTCCCGAGACGGAAAGGTCCCGCATCGTGCGTCCGTGGAAGCTGGCCGAGACGAACTACGATTACGTCCGCGCGCACCAGTTCGAGGTGGCGGTGCTGCCGCTGGGGGCGACCGAGCCCCACAATCTGCACCTGCCCTATGGCACCGACACCTTCGAGGGGGACGCCATCGGCGAGCGAATTTGTGGCGATGCCCATGACCGCGGGGCCAAGGTCGTGCTGCTGCCGACCATTCCCTACGGCACGGAGACGAACCAGCGCGCCTTTCCGCTGTCGCTCAACGTCAACCCCTCGACGTTGGGCCGCGTGATTACCGATCTCGTCGAATCGCTTGTCACGAGCGGGATCCGCAAGATCGTGCTCTTGAACAGCCACGGCGGTAACGACTTCAAGCCGCTACTGCGCGAGCTGTATGGCCAGACCGAGGCACATTTGTTCTTGATCGACTGGTTCCGTGCCGTGCGCGACGTGGAGCGCGAGATCTTCGCCGACCCGGGGGATCACGCGGGAGAATTGGAAACCGCACTAGGGCTGGCCTACTTCCCGCAGTTCGTGGCACGACGTGACGACGGCAGCCTGATGGCCGACGACGGCGCCACGGCCGCAACGCGATTCGAGGCGGTGAACCGTGGTTGGGTCTCGATCACGCGCCCCTGGCACCTGCTGACGACGAACAGCGGCGCGGGCAATCCCCACCCGGCCACGGCCGAAAAGGGGCGGCAGTTGATGGACGTGCTGGCGGAGCGCTTCGTACCGTTTCTGGTTGAACTGTCCCAGACGAAGCTGGATGAGAAGTTTCCCTTTGCGTGA
- a CDS encoding peroxiredoxin has product MRRLTASLALAALVCACLDVELHAAELKAGDKAPDFTLAGSDGKTYNLKDFAGKQTVVLAWFPKAFTPGCTKECKAFKEQGDAMRKFDVAYFTASCDTAELNQKFAEELSVDYPILSDHDSSVATAYGVVNEERKVPFRWTFYIGEDGKILYIDKDVKTESHGADVAAKLKDLGVPAK; this is encoded by the coding sequence ATGCGACGCCTCACTGCTTCGCTTGCCTTGGCTGCCCTCGTGTGTGCCTGCCTCGACGTCGAACTGCACGCCGCCGAGTTGAAGGCGGGGGACAAGGCGCCCGACTTCACGCTTGCCGGCTCCGACGGCAAGACCTACAACCTGAAGGATTTCGCCGGCAAGCAGACCGTGGTGCTGGCCTGGTTTCCGAAGGCCTTCACGCCCGGCTGCACCAAGGAGTGCAAGGCGTTCAAGGAGCAGGGAGACGCCATGCGCAAGTTCGACGTGGCCTATTTCACCGCGAGCTGTGACACGGCCGAGTTGAATCAGAAGTTCGCCGAGGAACTGTCGGTCGACTATCCGATTCTCAGTGATCACGACAGCAGCGTGGCCACGGCCTACGGCGTGGTGAACGAGGAACGCAAGGTGCCGTTTCGCTGGACTTTTTATATCGGCGAGGATGGCAAGATCCTGTACATCGACAAGGACGTGAAGACCGAATCGCACGGTGCCGACGTCGCCGCCAAGTTGAAGGATCTCGGCGTCCCGGCCAAGTAG
- the ligA gene encoding NAD-dependent DNA ligase LigA produces the protein MSKPAAKEIEELREQIRHHDRLYYQEARPEISDLEYDRLLEQLKSLEAAHPDLVTPDSPTQRVGGEPVSSLVPVRHRVPMMSIENTYDLAELEKYGQRVAKLLPDEQIEWVVELKIDGVACSVLYEHGKLVQAATRGNGLVGDDITHNARTIVDLPLQLHGKHVPPVLEVRGEVYMTNSDLVRLNEEQQRRGEAPYMNTRNCTAGSIRLLDPQLTAKRRLRMFCHGLGFAEGMHAKTHTEFLREIAGYGLPATPHAESFTSFTAAIEHCQELIERLHELDFEIDGLVLKVNSFDQRERLGATSKAPRWLIAYKFEKYEATTRLNDIRVQIGKTGAITPVADLAPVELAGTIVSRASLHNADEIERKDVRIGDTVVVEKAGKIIPHIVRVEKHERKEELPKFHFPQLCPECHTALVKDEGGVYIRCPNATCPAQVKERLRYYASRNAMDIEGLGDKLVDQLVVDNLVRSYGDLYTLTAEQLIELERMGQRSSEKLIAAIETSKERGLARLLNALSIRHVGNRVANVLAENFSSIDELMGAEVEELSDVNEIGPIIAQSVYDFLHGDFGRQTIDELRRAGVSLRSTQTAAQTATGPLAGKTFVVTGTLTKYGREEIEELITSLGGRAASSVSKKTDYVVAGEKAGSKLDKAKKLGVPILTEAEFEQLIQ, from the coding sequence ATGTCGAAGCCGGCCGCCAAGGAAATCGAAGAGCTTCGCGAACAGATTCGGCATCACGACCGGCTGTACTATCAGGAAGCGCGCCCCGAGATCAGCGATCTCGAGTACGACCGCCTGCTCGAGCAACTCAAGTCGCTTGAAGCAGCTCATCCCGACCTGGTCACCCCCGACAGCCCCACGCAGCGCGTGGGGGGCGAACCGGTCAGCTCGCTCGTGCCGGTGCGGCATCGCGTGCCGATGATGTCGATCGAGAACACCTACGACCTGGCCGAGCTCGAGAAATACGGCCAGCGCGTCGCCAAGCTACTGCCGGACGAACAGATCGAGTGGGTCGTCGAGTTGAAGATCGACGGCGTGGCCTGCTCCGTGCTGTACGAGCACGGCAAGTTGGTGCAGGCCGCCACCCGCGGCAATGGTCTCGTCGGGGACGACATCACGCACAACGCGCGGACGATCGTCGATCTGCCGCTGCAGCTCCACGGCAAGCATGTCCCCCCCGTGCTCGAGGTACGCGGCGAGGTCTACATGACCAATTCCGATCTCGTACGGCTGAACGAGGAACAGCAACGCCGCGGCGAGGCCCCCTACATGAACACGCGGAATTGCACGGCCGGCAGCATCCGCCTGCTCGATCCGCAACTGACGGCCAAGCGCCGCCTGCGCATGTTCTGCCACGGGCTGGGCTTTGCCGAAGGAATGCATGCCAAGACGCACACGGAGTTCTTGCGAGAGATCGCCGGCTACGGCCTGCCCGCCACGCCGCACGCCGAGTCGTTTACCTCCTTCACGGCGGCCATCGAGCACTGCCAGGAGTTGATCGAACGCCTGCACGAGCTCGACTTCGAGATCGACGGTCTTGTGCTCAAGGTAAACAGCTTCGACCAGCGCGAACGCCTGGGGGCAACCTCAAAGGCGCCCCGCTGGCTGATTGCCTATAAGTTCGAAAAATACGAAGCGACGACCAGGCTGAACGACATTCGCGTGCAAATCGGCAAGACGGGCGCGATCACGCCCGTGGCCGATCTGGCGCCGGTCGAGCTCGCCGGCACCATCGTCAGCCGGGCCAGCCTGCACAACGCCGACGAAATCGAGCGCAAGGACGTGCGCATCGGCGATACCGTGGTGGTCGAAAAGGCGGGCAAGATCATCCCCCACATCGTGCGTGTCGAAAAGCACGAGCGCAAGGAAGAACTGCCCAAGTTCCATTTCCCCCAACTCTGCCCCGAGTGTCATACCGCGCTGGTCAAAGACGAAGGGGGCGTCTATATCCGCTGCCCGAACGCGACATGTCCGGCCCAGGTCAAAGAACGCCTTCGCTACTACGCCAGTCGCAATGCGATGGATATCGAGGGCTTGGGAGACAAACTGGTCGATCAACTGGTGGTCGACAATCTGGTGCGCAGCTATGGCGATCTCTACACCCTGACCGCCGAGCAGTTGATCGAGCTCGAGCGCATGGGGCAGCGTTCGTCGGAGAAGCTGATCGCTGCCATCGAGACGAGTAAGGAACGAGGCTTAGCACGACTACTGAACGCGCTGTCGATTCGCCACGTAGGGAATCGCGTGGCCAACGTGTTGGCCGAGAACTTCTCCTCGATCGATGAGTTGATGGGCGCCGAGGTCGAGGAACTCTCCGACGTGAACGAGATCGGCCCGATCATCGCCCAGAGCGTCTACGACTTTCTGCACGGCGACTTCGGGCGTCAGACCATCGACGAGCTACGCCGCGCCGGCGTATCGCTACGTTCGACGCAGACGGCCGCCCAGACGGCGACGGGCCCCCTGGCGGGCAAGACCTTCGTCGTTACCGGCACCCTCACGAAATACGGCCGCGAGGAGATCGAAGAGTTGATCACCAGCCTCGGCGGCCGGGCCGCCTCGAGCGTCTCGAAGAAAACCGACTACGTGGTCGCGGGCGAAAAAGCCGGCAGCAAGCTCGACAAGGCAAAAAAACTGGGCGTGCCGATCCTGACGGAAGCGGAGTTCGAGCAGCTCATCCAATGA
- a CDS encoding cupin domain-containing protein, producing MKVQPSSQVESRAVEMEGSRGCTIRILVGPTDGAPNFAMREFEIQPGGYTPHHHHPYEHEVFVIAGEGVVLEGNQEHSLKTGDVIFVKPDEVHQFRNTGTQPMKFLCLVPNSAATLPVAQRPECEVPASK from the coding sequence ATGAAAGTACAACCCTCGTCGCAGGTGGAATCGCGCGCGGTCGAAATGGAAGGCTCGCGCGGCTGCACGATCCGCATCCTGGTCGGCCCCACCGATGGGGCGCCGAACTTTGCCATGCGCGAGTTCGAAATTCAACCCGGCGGCTACACGCCGCATCACCACCACCCCTACGAGCACGAGGTGTTCGTAATCGCCGGCGAAGGAGTGGTGCTCGAGGGGAACCAGGAACATTCCCTCAAGACGGGCGATGTGATCTTCGTCAAACCAGACGAGGTGCATCAATTCCGCAATACTGGGACACAGCCGATGAAGTTTCTTTGCCTGGTGCCGAACTCGGCGGCGACGCTCCCCGTCGCGCAACGTCCCGAGTGCGAAGTGCCGGCGTCCAAGTAG
- a CDS encoding metallophosphoesterase: MPIHLPPLTRRRFLAGTLAAGAAALTPRLSWGRTLEVDPHRFALFSDTHISEVRDTVHLGANMAENLARAGSEALAGLRRPAAVLINGDCAFLQGKPGDYEVLVRLLEPIRTAGVPVHLALGNHDQRDHFWNSAQLAAADDAAARPVENKQVSIIESARANLFQLDSLDQTNVTPGRLGEQQLQWLAEALDAHADKPAIIFGHHQPVKGGAGMGLKDTDALFEVLVPRRQVKAYIFGHTHHWQVKKWDDIHLVNLPPTAYPFVKSDPNGWVELALLEQGATLELHTLDPTHKANGERVELPWRAS, from the coding sequence ATGCCGATCCACCTGCCGCCACTGACTCGTCGACGATTCCTTGCCGGGACCCTGGCCGCTGGGGCCGCGGCCCTCACGCCCCGTCTGTCGTGGGGACGCACGCTGGAGGTCGATCCGCACCGCTTCGCCCTCTTCTCCGACACGCACATCAGCGAGGTGCGTGACACGGTCCATTTGGGGGCGAATATGGCCGAGAACCTGGCGCGCGCGGGCAGTGAGGCGCTGGCCGGACTCCGCAGGCCGGCGGCCGTCCTCATCAACGGTGATTGCGCGTTCCTCCAAGGCAAGCCGGGGGACTACGAAGTCCTCGTACGTTTGCTCGAGCCGATCCGCACGGCAGGCGTACCGGTCCACCTGGCGCTCGGCAATCACGACCAGCGCGATCACTTCTGGAACTCGGCCCAACTTGCCGCCGCCGACGACGCGGCAGCGCGGCCGGTCGAGAACAAACAGGTCTCGATCATCGAGTCAGCACGGGCCAATCTATTCCAGCTCGATTCGCTCGATCAAACCAACGTCACCCCCGGTCGTCTGGGCGAACAGCAACTCCAGTGGCTGGCCGAGGCACTCGACGCGCACGCCGACAAGCCGGCGATCATTTTCGGCCACCATCAGCCGGTAAAGGGGGGCGCCGGCATGGGGCTCAAGGATACCGATGCCCTGTTCGAGGTGCTCGTGCCGCGCCGGCAGGTGAAGGCCTACATCTTCGGCCACACGCACCACTGGCAGGTGAAGAAGTGGGACGATATCCATCTGGTGAATCTTCCGCCGACGGCCTATCCTTTCGTCAAGTCCGATCCCAATGGCTGGGTAGAACTTGCGCTGCTGGAGCAGGGCGCCACGCTGGAATTGCACACGCTCGACCCCACCCACAAAGCCAACGGCGAACGCGTAGAATTGCCCTGGCGCGCCTCTTAA
- a CDS encoding helix-turn-helix transcriptional regulator, protein MISQGMVDEIRRLLADQTLSQRRIARMTGISRATVGAIANGTRLDYPVRSTADDLLTTVESGPPTRCPGCGGRVYLPCRLCHIRRLKRRDAERRRRRRWLAEYLARPIVSPAIVRAADAHLRAVETAAAGQDSTDAPEA, encoded by the coding sequence ATGATCTCGCAAGGAATGGTGGATGAAATCCGACGGCTGCTGGCGGACCAAACCCTTTCGCAACGACGCATCGCACGGATGACGGGCATCAGCCGGGCCACGGTCGGGGCGATCGCCAACGGCACGCGCCTCGACTATCCCGTGCGTTCGACGGCGGACGACCTCCTGACCACCGTCGAAAGCGGCCCGCCCACACGTTGCCCCGGCTGCGGCGGTCGCGTCTATCTGCCGTGTCGACTTTGCCACATCCGGAGACTGAAACGCAGGGATGCGGAGCGGCGCCGCCGGCGGCGCTGGCTGGCCGAGTACCTCGCCCGACCGATCGTTTCGCCAGCGATTGTCCGCGCAGCCGATGCTCACTTGCGTGCGGTCGAAACCGCGGCCGCCGGGCAGGACTCTACCGACGCGCCCGAAGCGTAA
- a CDS encoding pirin family protein: protein MKAIREITRNVPRHWVGDGFPVRSLFSYHNHPEVVSPFLLLDYAGPYDFAPAQQPRGVGEHPHRGFETVTIVYQGELEHRDSAGNHGRIGPGDVQWMTAASGVVHEEFHQRDFTQRGGTLEMVQLWVNLPARWKMSAPRYQEIVEQQIPTVELPGDAGSARVIAGELLGTPGPAQTFTPVHLWDLRLRAGKTLTLPVTDGYTALLVVQRGSLVVNGEKPAQGVDLVGFDRRGDSIELASEEDTMALLLSGQPIDEPVVGHGPFVMNSEREIRQAFADYQQGRMGSLA from the coding sequence ATGAAGGCCATTCGCGAAATTACCCGCAACGTTCCGCGGCATTGGGTGGGCGACGGATTTCCCGTGCGGAGCCTGTTCTCCTATCACAACCATCCCGAGGTGGTCAGCCCGTTCTTGCTGCTCGACTACGCGGGCCCGTACGACTTCGCGCCGGCCCAACAGCCGCGCGGCGTGGGAGAACATCCGCATCGTGGATTCGAGACCGTGACGATCGTCTACCAGGGCGAGCTCGAGCACCGCGATTCGGCCGGCAACCACGGGCGCATCGGTCCCGGTGACGTGCAGTGGATGACGGCGGCCTCCGGCGTCGTCCACGAGGAGTTCCACCAACGCGATTTCACGCAACGGGGTGGCACGCTCGAGATGGTGCAGTTGTGGGTCAACCTGCCGGCGCGGTGGAAGATGTCGGCGCCGCGCTACCAGGAGATCGTCGAACAACAGATTCCCACGGTGGAGTTGCCGGGCGATGCTGGTTCGGCACGCGTCATCGCTGGCGAGCTACTGGGAACGCCAGGCCCCGCGCAGACGTTTACGCCGGTCCACTTGTGGGATCTGCGTCTACGAGCGGGCAAGACCCTCACGCTGCCGGTGACCGATGGCTATACGGCCTTGCTGGTCGTGCAGCGCGGTTCGCTGGTCGTGAATGGCGAAAAGCCTGCCCAGGGGGTCGATCTGGTGGGGTTCGATCGACGCGGCGACTCGATCGAGTTGGCGAGCGAGGAAGACACCATGGCGCTCCTGCTCAGCGGCCAGCCGATTGACGAACCGGTCGTGGGGCACGGCCCCTTCGTCATGAATAGCGAGCGCGAGATCCGGCAGGCCTTTGCCGACTATCAGCAAGGTCGCATGGGCTCGCTCGCCTGA
- a CDS encoding tryptophan 7-halogenase: MIQSTQAPQEHVQVAVIGGGPGGATAATLIAQQGYQVRLYEREHFPRFHIGESLIPETYWVLKRLNMLEKLHKSPFIKKYSVQFVSASGRLSEPFYFMEHKPHECSQTWQVLRSEFDQMMLENASEHGVDVRHGVRVLDVMFDGDRQTGLRLQEEDGRQHEITADVVVDASGQSSLIASRLKLRVPDAKLKKGALWTYWEGAYRDEGRDEGATMVLQTQGKKGWFWYIPLHRNIVSVGVVSSFEYLFSKERGTDHEKIYQEEVDLCPAVKERISQGRRVAEFYATKDYTYRSSRVAGDGWVLVGDAFGFLDPLYSSGVLLALKSGQLAADAVVEGFQKQDLSAAQLGKWQDNFTQGMDRMRRLVCEYYDGFSFGRFVKRHPDLKGHLTDLLIGDLFEDKVDDVIAPMDVMRAEMQAAAE, translated from the coding sequence ATGATTCAATCGACGCAAGCACCGCAGGAACACGTTCAGGTGGCCGTGATCGGGGGAGGGCCCGGGGGGGCTACCGCCGCGACGTTGATTGCCCAGCAGGGCTATCAGGTACGGTTGTACGAGCGGGAGCATTTTCCCCGTTTTCACATCGGCGAATCGCTGATTCCGGAAACGTACTGGGTGCTCAAGCGGCTCAATATGCTCGAGAAGTTGCACAAGAGCCCTTTCATCAAGAAGTACAGCGTGCAATTCGTCAGCGCCTCGGGACGGCTGTCGGAGCCGTTCTACTTCATGGAGCACAAGCCGCACGAGTGCTCGCAGACGTGGCAGGTGCTGCGGAGCGAGTTCGATCAGATGATGCTCGAGAATGCCAGCGAGCATGGGGTCGACGTGCGGCACGGGGTGCGCGTGCTCGATGTGATGTTCGACGGCGACCGCCAGACGGGGCTGCGGCTGCAAGAGGAAGATGGCCGCCAGCACGAGATCACGGCCGACGTGGTCGTCGATGCTTCGGGGCAGAGCTCCCTGATCGCCAGCCGGCTCAAGCTGCGGGTGCCCGACGCCAAGTTGAAGAAAGGAGCGTTATGGACCTATTGGGAAGGCGCCTATCGCGACGAGGGACGCGATGAGGGGGCCACGATGGTGCTCCAGACGCAGGGCAAGAAGGGGTGGTTCTGGTATATCCCGCTCCACCGCAACATCGTCAGCGTGGGGGTTGTCTCGTCGTTCGAATACCTCTTCAGCAAGGAACGGGGAACGGATCACGAGAAGATCTACCAGGAGGAGGTCGATCTTTGTCCTGCCGTGAAGGAACGCATCTCGCAGGGACGCCGCGTGGCCGAGTTCTACGCCACGAAGGACTACACCTATCGGTCCTCGCGGGTAGCGGGCGATGGTTGGGTGCTGGTGGGAGATGCGTTCGGCTTTCTCGATCCGCTTTATTCGTCGGGCGTGCTGCTGGCGCTCAAGTCGGGGCAACTGGCGGCGGATGCGGTTGTGGAAGGATTCCAGAAGCAGGATCTTTCGGCCGCGCAGCTCGGCAAATGGCAGGACAATTTCACCCAGGGCATGGACCGCATGCGGCGGTTGGTTTGCGAGTACTACGACGGGTTCAGCTTTGGGCGGTTCGTGAAGCGGCACCCCGACCTTAAGGGCCATCTGACCGATCTGCTCATCGGCGATCTGTTCGAAGACAAGGTCGATGACGTGATCGCTCCAATGGACGTGATGCGGGCCGAGATGCAAGCCGCGGCCGAATGA